One Roseomonas sp. OT10 DNA window includes the following coding sequences:
- the phnE gene encoding phosphonate ABC transporter, permease protein PhnE encodes MSGASDVARWRAALPAAFGATGRTRLLRRLGALGFLAWLGWALWWFDVSPTRIWNGLSGLWVIVRLMIPPSPGELWGDILKGLAESIAMAFLGSVIAAVLAVPLGFLGARNVVTVTLLRFSLRRVFDGVRGVDQLIWALAYVRAVGLGPLAGVLAIVTSDTAVLAKLFAEAIENAESRQAEGVVAAGGSRLAAIRWGLWPQVLPVMLAQALYFFESNTRSAAVLGVVGAGGIGLQIAERIRVRHWDEVAFIILLMVVTVAVIDAISGRIRRRLIGQRDAAVT; translated from the coding sequence ATGAGCGGGGCAAGCGACGTCGCCCGCTGGCGCGCGGCGCTGCCGGCGGCCTTCGGCGCCACGGGGCGCACGCGCCTGCTGCGAAGGCTGGGCGCGCTGGGCTTCCTCGCCTGGCTGGGCTGGGCACTGTGGTGGTTCGACGTCTCGCCCACACGGATCTGGAACGGGCTCTCCGGCCTGTGGGTGATCGTGCGGCTGATGATCCCGCCCTCGCCCGGCGAGCTGTGGGGCGACATCCTCAAGGGCCTGGCGGAGAGCATCGCCATGGCCTTCCTGGGCAGCGTCATCGCGGCGGTGCTGGCCGTGCCGCTGGGCTTCCTCGGCGCGCGCAACGTGGTGACGGTGACGCTGCTGCGCTTCTCGCTGCGCCGGGTCTTCGACGGGGTGCGCGGGGTGGACCAGCTCATCTGGGCGCTGGCCTATGTGCGCGCGGTGGGACTCGGGCCGCTGGCCGGGGTGCTGGCGATCGTCACCTCCGACACCGCCGTGCTGGCCAAGCTCTTCGCCGAGGCGATCGAGAACGCCGAGTCGCGGCAGGCGGAAGGCGTCGTGGCGGCGGGCGGCTCGCGGCTGGCCGCGATCCGCTGGGGCCTCTGGCCGCAGGTGCTGCCGGTGATGCTGGCCCAGGCGCTCTACTTCTTCGAGAGCAACACCCGCTCGGCGGCCGTGCTCGGCGTGGTCGGCGCGGGCGGCATCGGCTTGCAGATCGCCGAGCGCATCCGCGTGCGCCACTGGGACGAGGTGGCCTTCATCATCCTGCTGATGGTCGTCACCGTGGCGGTGATCGACGCCATCTCCGGCCGCATCCGCCGCCGCCTGATCGGGCAGCGCGACGCCGCGGTCACGTAA
- the phnE gene encoding phosphonate ABC transporter, permease protein PhnE, with protein sequence MPALSATAPAAAEAVRRGEAAFRAARRRHRLAWLASLAVLLPALYLAAQVSEFHWHALAAGLPRVGEYFARIAPELRWDSLLSGPKTEGSLAFWFYRLDKWLWLLFETANMAALATLAGTVAALPLAFLAARNLSPGPLSYQLARRGLEAVRTVPELVYALILVWAFGVGALAGILAIALHTAGALGKLFAEAIENAEMGPWEGVRAAGGTWAQACRWAILPQVAPNVVSYVLLRFEINVRGASVIGFVGAGGIGEELYTVISSNYYEEISAIVLLIVLAVMLIDLTSERLRHVLIGRRA encoded by the coding sequence ATGCCGGCGTTGAGCGCGACCGCCCCGGCTGCGGCCGAGGCGGTCCGGCGCGGCGAGGCGGCCTTCCGCGCCGCCCGCCGCCGGCACCGCCTCGCCTGGCTGGCCTCCCTCGCCGTGCTGCTGCCCGCCCTCTACCTCGCGGCGCAGGTCAGCGAGTTCCACTGGCACGCGCTCGCCGCCGGGCTGCCGCGCGTGGGCGAGTACTTCGCCCGCATCGCGCCCGAGCTGCGCTGGGATTCGCTGCTCTCGGGGCCCAAGACGGAGGGCAGCCTCGCCTTCTGGTTCTACCGCCTCGACAAGTGGCTGTGGCTGCTGTTCGAGACGGCGAACATGGCGGCGCTGGCCACGCTGGCCGGCACGGTGGCGGCGCTGCCGCTCGCCTTCCTCGCCGCGCGCAACCTCTCGCCGGGCCCCCTCTCCTACCAGCTCGCGCGGCGCGGGCTGGAGGCGGTGCGGACGGTGCCGGAGCTGGTCTACGCGCTGATCCTGGTCTGGGCCTTCGGCGTCGGCGCGCTGGCCGGCATCCTGGCCATCGCCCTGCACACGGCCGGCGCGCTGGGCAAGCTCTTCGCCGAGGCGATCGAGAATGCGGAGATGGGGCCCTGGGAGGGCGTGCGCGCGGCGGGCGGCACCTGGGCCCAGGCCTGCCGCTGGGCCATCCTGCCGCAGGTCGCGCCCAACGTCGTCAGCTACGTGCTGCTGCGCTTCGAGATCAACGTGCGCGGCGCGAGCGTGATCGGCTTCGTCGGCGCGGGCGGCATCGGGGAGGAGCTGTATACGGTGATCTCCTCCAACTACTACGAGGAGATCAGCGCCATCGTCCTCCTGATCGTGCTAGCGGTGATGCTGATCGACCTGACCAGCGAACGCCTGCGCCACGTCCTGATCGGGCGGCGCGCATGA